GCCCTGATGACGCATCGCATTCTGGTGGTGGACGACGAACCCGACATTACCGCGCTGGTGGCCTATCATCTGGCCAAGGCAGGATTCCGGGTCTCGACGGCGACCAACGGCCCCGATGCCCTCAAGGCCGCCAAGGAGGAGCGCCCCGACGTGGTGGTGCTCGACCTGATGCTCCCGGGCCTCTCGGGCTACGACGTCCTGGCCGAGCTCCGGAAGCGCGAAGAGACCCGTGACGTCGGCGTGATCCTGCTGACCGCCCGCCGCGACGAGCCTGACCGGATCCGCGGCCTCTCCCTCGGCGCCGACGACTACCTCACCAAGCCATTCTCGCCGGCCGAGCTTGCCCTGCGCGTCCAGGCGCTGCTCCGCCGCCTCGCCGCGCCGGCGGTCGCCAAGGGGTCGACGCTGGTGGCCGAGGGGCTCGTGGTCGATCGGGCCGCGCACAAGGTGCTGCTGGAGAACGAGGAGCTGAACCTCACCGCCACCGAATACAAGCTGCTCGTCATGTTGCTGGAGCGGCGCGGGCGGGTGCAGTCCCGGCCGCAGTTGCTCGAGACCGTCTGGGATGCGCAGCCCGACATCCAGACCCGCACCGTCGACATGCATGTGCAGCGGCTCCGCTCCAAGCTCGGCGCGGTCGGCGACATGATCGAGACGGTCCGCGGCTTCGGCTATCGCTTCAAGTCCCCCGAGCGGGGAAGCCGCCCAGCGTGAGCCTGACGAGCCGTCTCGTGTGGGGCACGATCACGGTGGTGGCCTTCACGCTCCTGCTGATGCTGTGGGGCGCGGAACGATGGTCGATGACCGCGGCCGCGCTTTTCGCGTTGGTGGTGGCGCTCGGGCTCGCGACGCTGACCGGGCGCGCGGTCGCGCAGCCACTCGTGGCGCTCTCCAAGGCCGCGCGTGACATCGCCTCCGGCCTCCTCCCCGCCTTCCCACGCTCGGGCATTCCCGAAGTCGATGCGCTGGTCCAGGCGCTGCGGCAGATGAACCGGCAGCTCGCCGATCGTTTCGAGGATGTGCAGCGTGAGAAGGCGGAGGCGGCGGCGATCGTCAACGCGATGGTCGAGGGTGTCATTGCCACCGACCCGCGTGGGCGCATCGTCACGGCCAATCCGGCCGCACGGCGCCTGCTCGGCTACTCGCACGAGGCCGACCTCCCGGACCTGCGCACCCTCTTTCGCGTCAAGGCGGCGCGCGCCGCCGTCGATGCAGTGCTCGAGGGCGAGGTGGTGCAAGACCGCGAAGTGGAATTCGACGGCGTGACGCTGACCCTCAACGCGCGCGCCCTGCCGACCGGCGGCGCGGTCCTGGTGCTGCACGACCTGACGGAGGTCCGCCGGCTCGAGGCGGTCCGTCGTGACTTCGTCGCGAACGTCTCGCACGAGCTCAAGACGCCACTCACCTCGATCTCCGGTTACGCCGAGACGCTCGCCGATGGTGACGTCGACCCGGCGACCACCAAGCGATTCCTCGCGACGATCGTCAGCAACGCGGCACGGATGCAGCGGCTGGTCGACGACCTCCTCGATCTGTCGCGGATCGAGGCGGGGCGCTGGGTCCCCGAGCCGGTGGCGGTGCCCCTCGAGAGCGCGGCGAACGAATGCTGGGCGATGTTCGCCGACCGCGCGGCGGCGCGGCGGGTGACCTTCACCCGGGCCTTCGCGCCCGACGCGACCACCATCACGGCCGACCCCCACGCGATCCGCCAACTGTTGCAGAACCTGGTCGACAACGCCCTCCGCTACGTGCCGGAAGGCGGCACCATCACCTGCCGGAGCGAGCGCGCCGACGGTGGCATCGTGCTGAGCGTCGAGGACAACGGCAGCGGCATCAGCAGCGACCACCTGCCCCGGATCTTCGAACGCTTCTACCGCGTCGACCCCTCCCGCTCCCGCGACGAAGGCGGCACCGGCCTCGGCCTCGCGATCATCAAGCACATGGTCGAGGCACACGGCGGTCGGGTCTGGGCGGAGAGTGCGCTGGGCGAGGGGACGGCGGTGCGGAGTTGGTGGCCCGAGGGAACGGCGTCGTAAGTCGTTGGTCGTTGGTCGTTGGTCGTTAGTCGTTAGTCGTTGGTCGTTAGGTCGCCCTGCCCGTCATCCCGAACGAAGTGAGGGACCTGCGTATACACCTTCACGCAGATCCCTCGCGTTGCTCGGGATGACAGAATTGCGAACTAACGACTAACGACCAACGACTAACGACTCCCCTCAGATCCCCAACTCCACCGCCCACCGCAGAATCCAGCTCTTCCGCGCCGCCCCCGCCGCATTCGCGGCGACGTTGTCGTGCAACAGCTCGCCAGTGCTCTTGATCCGGTGCCGCTTGAAGTAGCGCGTGAGGCCCACCGACAGCTGCTCCTGCCGCGCCGCGCCGACTTCATCGGCGATCTCCTCGTCCGGCGTCACCACGGCCCAGCGCAGTTGCGGGGACCAGCCGCTCGCGAGCGCGTAACTCGCCTGCAGCAGGCGCCCCGTGCCGGTGTAGACGTAGCGGTTGGCCGACCCTGCGTGCGTCGTGATCGGGTCCTCGGCGGTGCGCTTGGCGAATTCACCGTACAACGCGACGCCGCGGTGCTTGAAGAGCACGTCGGCCTCGAGGGTGCGCATCGTGCGCGCGGCATGCAGGGGAAGCCCCAACTGCCCGCCGACCTTCGTGGTGTGGTTGTTCTGCTGGGCCGAGACGGCCAGCGCGAGTCGCGGCGCCGGCTGGCGCGTCAGGTCGCCCTCGAAATCATCGCTGCCATCCGCGAACGCGCCGAGCGGCTGGACCTCGGCGCGAGCCGTCCACGCCACGCCGTCGTCGTTGCCGGCAGGGTTGCGGCCCTCGCCACCGCTGAGCGCGGTGCGCAGGTGGACCGGCGTGCCACCGAGCGTGTCGGCCCACCAGAGTTGCACCCCCACGTCGCGATCAAAGGTGAAGCGATTGTTGACGATCGACCGCTCCGGGAATTCCAGATCACTTGACGAGATCACCCGCTGCCGGTTGCCCGGGAGCTTGGTCTGCCCAACGATCCCCTGCAGGTGGGGCGTGAAGCGCCAGGTGACCGTGGCGTCGCGGAGCACGTTGGGAAAGCCGGTGTCGGCAAAGTCCTGGTCGCCGCGCGTGAAGGAGAGCTGGAGGTTGAAGCCGAGCCGGGGGTCGAGGAGCGTGCCGCCGAAGCGGAGCCGCGTCCGACGGACCTGAAAGAGCACCTGTTCCGGGTTGAATGGCTCGTCCTCGGAGGAGCTCACCGTCATCAGTTCCTGAATGCGGAAGCGCATGGTGACCCGGTTCACGCCATCGGGCGAGGCCCAGGTGACGCCCCGCCCGTCCACGACGACCCCCGGCGTGGTCTGGGCGGCGGCCGCGTGAGGGATCGAAAGGATGAACGACGCCAGCAAAACCAGGCGCAGGCGGGTTGGCATCGTGGTACGCTCCAAGGTGACGGCCGAGTTGTGACGGAATCGTGACGAAGATAGTGACGGCGCCCTCGGGAGGGCGCTAATTTTGGGGGATGCATCCTCGCCGCCTCCGGGGCCTCCTCGCCGCCCTTGCCCTCCTGCTCCCCGGCGGGGCTTCCGCCCAGCAGATCCTGACCGGGGCGGGAGCGACCTTCCCCTATCCGCTCTACTCCAACTGGTTCGCGACCTACCAGCAGCTCACAGGCGTGCGCATCAACTACCAGTCGATCGGATCGGGCGGCGGCATCCGGCAGTTCATCAAGGGGACGGTCGACTTCGGTGCATCGGACGCCAGCATGAAGGACGAGCAGATCGCCGCCGTGCAAGGCAACGTGGTGCAGATCCCGACGGTGATCGGCTCGGTCGTGCTGACGTACAACCTGAAGGGGCTCGGCGCGCGGCGCCTGCGGCTTGATGCCCCGACGATCGCCGACATCTACCTCGGACGGATCACGTCGTGGCAGGATCCGCGGCTCAAGGCGCTGAACCCCGGAATGGTCTTCCCCAAGCTCGACATCGTGGTGGTCGGCCGCTCGGACGGCTCCGGCACCACCTTCGTCTTCACCGACTACCTCGCGAAGGTTTCCCCCGAGTGGCTGCGCCGCGTCGGCCGCGGCACCGCGGTGCGCTGGCCGGCGGGCCTCGGCGGCAAGGGCAACGAGGGCGTCACCGCGCAGGTGAAGCTGCTGGAAGGGAGCATCGGCTACGTCGAGATGGGCTACGCGCTGGCGAACAAGCTCGCCTTCGCCGAAGTGCAGAATCAGGCGGGGGCGTGGGTGATCCCGACGCTGCAGTCGGCGCAGGCGGCCGCGGCGTCGCTCGACTGGACCGCGAGCACTGATTTCCGGGTGTCGATCACCAACGCCCCCGGGAAGGATGCCTATCCGATTTCCTCGTTCACCTGGCTGCTGATCTACCGCGACAGCAAGTCGCCGGCGACGGCGCGGCAGCTGCGCGACTTCCTACGCTGGATGCTGACACCGGCGGCGCAGGCGCAAGCGGCGCGGCTGCACTATGCGCCGTTGCCGAAGGTGGTAGTCGACCTGGTCGCCGCACGCCTCCCGACCCTGCGAGCCAACGGCCGGCCGATCCCGTGAGCAGCGCGCACTCGTCGACCGGGGTCTGGGGCGACCGCCTCTTCCGCGGCTTCGTCACCCTGGCCGCGTTGTCGGTGCCGATTCTCCTGGCCTTCCTCGTCTACGAGCTCTACGTCGGCGCGGCCCCTGCCATCGACCGCTTCGGCCTCGGCTTCCTCACCAGCGACATCTGGGACCCGGTCGCCGGGGAGTTCGGCGCCTGGCCGCTGATCGTCGGCACGCTGCTCTCCGCCTTCCTGGCGCTGCTGATCGCCGTGCCGCTCTCGCTCGGCGTGGCGATCTTCCTGGTCGAGTTCGCGCCGAAGGCGATCCGCGGACCGATCGGCTTCGTCATCGAACTGCTCGCGGCCATCCCGTCGGTGGTCTACGGCCTCTGGGGCATCTTCTTCCTGATTCCGCTGCTCCGGGCCACGCTCTTCCCCTTCCTCCGCTCGACGCTCGGCTTCCTGCCGTTCTTCCAGGGGCCGATCTACGGCCCCTCGATGCTGACCGCGGCGATGATCCTCGCGATCATGGTGATGCCCTACATCATGTCGGTCTCGCGGGAGGTGCTGCTCGCGGTGCCGGTGGCGCAGCGCGAGGCGGCGCTGGCGTTGGGGGCCACGCGCTGGGAAGCGGTGACGGGGGCGGTGCTGCCCTTCGCCCGCTCCGGCATCATCGGCGCGATCATCCTGGGGCTCGGCCGCGCACTCGGCGAGACGATGGCGGTCACCATGCTGATCGGCAACCGGCACGAGATTTCAATGTCGCTCTTTGCGCCCGGCTATACGATGGCGTCGGTGATCGCCAATGAATTCACCGAGGCGTCGACCGACCTGCACTTCGCCGCACTCACCTACGTGGCGCTGGTGCTCTTCGCCGTCACCGTGTTGGTGAACGCCGCGGCCCGGCTGCTCATCTGGCGCGTCTCGCGGAAGGCCGGAGGAACGACGGCATGAATCGGCAGACGCTTCGCTTTGCAGTGAGCAATGTCATGGTCGCCCTGACCGTGGCCGCCGTCGTGGTCGCCGTGCTGCCGTTGCTGCTGATTCTGGCGACGCTGATCGCCAAGGGCGCCGGCTCGCTCTCGCTGGCGTTCTTCACCAAGCCGCCCGGGCCGATCGGCTCCGTCGGGGGCGGCGTGCTGCACGGCCTGGTCGGGACGCTGATGATGGTGGGCGTCGCCTGCCTCGCGGGGCTGCCGATCGGCATCGGGGCCGGCATCCATTGCGCCGAGTACCCGCACAGCAAGCTCAGCACGGTGGCGCGCTTCGTGGCGGACGTGATGAACGGCACACCGTCGATCGTGGTCGGCGTCTTTGCGTGGACGTGGATCGTGGCGAAGCAGGGCCACTTCTCCGCCCTCGCCGGCAGCGCGGCGCTCGGCATGCTGATGATCCCGATGGTGATGCGCACCACCGAGGAGATGATCAAGCTGGTGCCCAATGCCCTGCGTGAGGCGGCACTGGCGCTCGGTTACCCGCGGTGGCGCACCTCGCTCACGATCGTGCTGCGCACCTGCCTCCCCGGCATCGTGACGGGCTCGCTGCTGGCCGTCGCGCGCATCGCCGGCGAGACGGCGCCGCTGCTCTTCACCGCGCTCGGCAATCAGTTCGTCTCCACGGACATGAGCCAGCCGATGGCGGCGCTGCCGCTGGTGGTCTTCTCCTACGCCACCGGCCCCTACGAGGAATGGCACGCGCTGGCGTGGGCCACGGCGCTGGTGCTGATCCTCGTGGTGCTGGTGCTCTCGCTGCTGGCCCGCTGGGCCACCCGTTCGCGGTTCGACACCCGTGGCTGACGCTACCCCGGCGCGCATCGCCACCGACAAGCTCACCGCGATGTACGGCAAGTTCACCGCCGTGCACGACATCTCGCTGCAGTTCGCCGCGAATCAGGTGCACGCGCTGATCGGCCCGTCGGGGTGCGGCAAGAGCACCTTCCTGCGCACGCTCAACCGGCTGCACGAGATCAGCGGTGGCGGCTGGATCGCCGGCAAGGTCCTCCTCGACGGCGTGAACATCTACAGCGACGACGTCGACGTGGTCGCGCTGCGCCGCCGGGTCGGCATGGTCTTCCAGAAGCCGACGCCGTTCCCGATGCTCTCGGTCCGCGACAACGTCGCCGCCGGCTTGCGCGTCGGCGCGCGGCACAGCAAGGCCGAGATGGACGAGATCGTCGAGAAGGCACTGCATCAGGCCGCCCTCTGGGACGAGGTGAAGGATCGGCTGCACGAGAGCGCCCTGGGCCTCTCCGGCGGGCAACAGCAGCGGCTCTGCATTGCCCGGACCATTGCCGCTCGGCCCGAGGTGATCCTCCTCGACGAGCCCACCAGCGCGCTCGATCCGCAGGCGACGCAGCACATCGAGGAGCTGCTCTTCGAGCTGAAGCAGGAGTTCACCATCGTGATCGTGACCCACAACCTGCAGCAGGCGGCGCGCGCGTCGGACACGACCTCCTTCTTCTTCATGGGCCGCCTGATCGAGAGCGGGGCGACCAAGCAGATGTTCACGGCGCCGAACCACGACCAGACCGAGGCCTACATCACCGGGCGGTTCGGATGACCGACGCCCCGGCCGTGGCCATCGCCGTGCGCGGCTTCTCGTTCTGGTATGGAGCCACCCAGGCGCTCGCCGACCTCGACTTCACGGTCGGTCAGCGTCAGGTGACCGCGGTGATCGGCCCGTCGGGGTGCGGCAAGAGCACCTTCCTCCGCGCCGTGAACCGGATGCACGATCTCGTCCCCGGCGCCCGGCGGGTGGGAGCCATCGAGCTTGATGGCCAGGACATCTACGCCACGGGGACCGACGTCGTCGCCCTGCGGCGCCGGGTCGGGATGGTGTTCCAGAAGCCGAATCCCTTCCCGAAGAGCATCTTTGACAACGTCGCCTACGGGGCCCGGCTGAACGGCCTCGTCCCTGCGGGGGAGATGCCCGACCTGGTGGAGCGTTCGTTGCGCCAGGCCGCGCTCTGGGAGGAGGTCAAGGATCGGCTCGATCGCAGTGCCCTGACGCTCTCCGGCGGCCAGCAGCAGCGGCTCTGCATCGCCCGGGCCCTCGGCAACGCCCCCGAGGTGCTGCTGATGGACGAGCCCTGCTCCGCCCTCGACCCGATCGCCACCCAGAAGGTCGAGGAGCTGATCGTCGGACTGAAGCGGGACTACACGATCGTGATCGTCACGCATAACATGCAGCAGGCCGCACGCATCTCGGACTTCACCGGGTTCTTCGATCGGGGGCGGCTGGTGGAGCTGGGCGACAGCCGGCAGATCTTCACCAACCCCCGTCACGAACGGACGGAAGCCTACATCACCGGGAGGTTCGGATGAGCGTCGAGACCCACCGCCACTTTCACGAAGAGCTGAGCCACGTGAAGGTGCGCCTGCTCACCATGTCGGGCGAGGCCGAAGCGGCGCTCGGCCTGGCGGTCGAGGCGCTGCTCGAGCGCGATGCCGGCAAGGCCGAGCGCGTCATCCACGGCGACCGCACCATCGATGCCATGGAAGTCGAGATCGAGGAGCAGTGCATCAACCTCCTCGCCCTGCAGCAGCCGATGGCCCGCGATCTCCGCATGCTGACCTCCGCCCTCAAGATCGCCAACGACCTCGAGCGCGTCGGCGATCACGCCGTGAACATCGCCCAGTCCGCTGAACGCCTTGCCAAGAGCCGCCCGATCACGCCGGAGCCGGAGATCATCGAGATGGCGCGGTTGGCGCGCGGGATGCTTTCCGACGCCCTCGAGGCCTTCATCCGCGGCGACGCCTCGGCCGGGCGAGAGGTCTGTCGCCGCGACGACAAGGTCGATGCGTTGCACGGCTCGGTCTTCCGGATCCTGCTGACCCACATGATGGAGGATCCGCACATGATCGGCGCGGGGATGGAGCTCTTCCTCGTCAGCCGGAACCTCGAACGGGTGGCCGACCTCGCCACGAACATCGGCGAGGACGTGGTCTTTCTCGTCGAAGGGAAGTCGATCAAGCACCACGCCGAGGATCGCGGCGACGCGCCCACGTGAGCGGTCCCATCGCAGGACGTGAGCGGCTCGGCGCCATCGACGTCGGCTCCAATTCGATCCGCCTGCTGGTCGCGGAGCACGACCCGTCCAGCGGCATTGAAGTCATCGACGAGGAAAAGGCGATGCCGCGGCTGGCGCGCGGCGTCGGGACGACGGGCGCCCTCGACCCCGATGCGATGGAGCAGGCATTCGAGGCGCTACGCCGGATGAAGGGTGTCGCCGAACGGCGTGGGGTGACCCGACTGGCCGCGGTCGCCACCTCCGCCATGCGCGACGCCAGCAACGGCCCCGCCTTCGCCGCCCGGATCCGAAGGGAACTCGACATCCCGCTGGAGATCATCGACGAGGATCGGGAGGCCCGCCTCTCGTGGCGCTCGGTGGCCCACCACTTCACCCTCACCGATACCCGCACGCTGGTGGCCGACATCGGTGGCGGCTCGCTGGAGCTCATCGGCGCCGTGGATGGCCTCGTCGAGGTGACCACGTCGCTCCCCCTCGGCGCCGTCCGGCTCACCGAGTCGCACCTGCCTGGCAAGCGCGACCCGCAGAAGGAAGTCGCCGCGCTGCGCCGGCATGTGCGCCAGGTGCTCCGGAAGGCGCTCCCGTGGCGCGACTGGATCCAGGCCACCCTCATCGGCTCCGGTGGCTCCTTCACCAACATGGCGCGGATGGCGATTGCCCGCCGAGGGCACTCGACCGAGACGGTGCACGGCACCACGGTGCATACCGGCGAAGTCGAGGCGCTGCTCGAGTGGCTCTGCACCAAGACGCCGGCCGAGCGCGCCGAGGTCACCGGCCTCAATCCGAATCGCGCCGACATCATCCTCGCCGGCCTCGCCGTCACCGCCGAGTTGCTGGCGCTGATCGACGGGCGCAAGGTGACCGTCTCGGCGTTCGGGCTCCGCGAGGGGCTGCTGCTCGAGATGGTCGGACACGAAGGGCCGGCACGCCCGGCCGATCCGCTCCGGCTGATCCGCGAGTTCATGGACCGCTGCCGCACCGACCGTCGGCATGTCGAGCAGGTGCGGCTGATCGCGCTCTCGTTGCACGACCAGCTGGCGCCCGCGCTGGGCTCGACCCCCGAGGAGCGCTGGCTGCTGGAAGCGGCGGCGCTGCTGCATGACGTCGGCCAGCTGGTCTCCTACGCGCGCCATCATCGCCACAGCTACCAGCTCATCACCCACGCCGAACGGATCGGCCTCGGCGCACGCGACCGCAAGCTGGTCGCCCTGGCCTCACGCTATCACCGGAAGTCGGGGCCGAAGCGGAAGCACGAGGAATTCAGCGCGCTGCCGCCGGAAGATCAGGCGATCGTGCGCCGCATCAGCGGACTGCTGCGCGTCGCGGATGGCCTCGATCGTGGACACACCGCGGCCGTCGATCGCGTCACCGCCACGGTGCTCGGCGACCGCTGTGTCATCCGCGCCTTCCCGCGTGTCGAGGGCACGGACATTTCACTGGAAGTCTGGGGCGCCTCACGCAAATCTGACGTGCTGGAAAAGGCACTGGGCCTCGAGGTGGTGCTGGCGGCAGGGTTGTGGGGCGTCAGGGGGGGCGAGGGTCCTGAGGGAGACGCAGTCGAGGACTCCGGACATACGACTTACGACTTACGACCTACGACTTACGACTCACGACCATCAATCGCCTCCCGCACCCCACTCGTCAGTTCCGCAATCGTCCACGGCTTCGGGAGAATTCGATCCGGACCGTGCGCGACGCTCGTCCCGTCGGCAGGGGTCATCGTTCGGCCGCTCGTCAGGATCATCGGCATCGTGGCGCCCGCAGCGCGCAACGCGGCAATCATCGCCATGCCATCCATCCCCGGCATCACCAGGTCGGTCAGCACGAGCGCGATCGACTCGCGCTCCCGTTGATAGTGCACGAAGGCCTCGGTTGCATCCGCCGCTTCGAGCACGACATAGCCGACACGGCGCAGCACGCGGGACGCGGTGCGACGCAGCTCCGGTTGGTCCTCGACCAGGAGAATGGTCTCGCCACCCCCGCTGAGGGGTCGTGACGGGACGTCACCAGGCGCGCGTGCGATGGCCGGCACGCCCGTCGATGCCGGAAAGACCAACCCGAAGGTGCTGCCGTGGCCCGGGCGCGTGCGCAGGGTCACGAAGCCGCCCTGCTGTCGGACCAGCCCCAGCACCATCGACAGGCCGAGGCCGGTCCCGAGGCCAACGGGCTTGGTGGTGTGGAATGGTTCGAAGAGCCGCTCACGGACCGCATCGGTAATTCCGCACCCGCGATCCGCCACCTCGAGGATGACGAAGGGCCCCGGGAGGTCTGCCTCGTCGGCCCCGTAGCGGATCAGCGGCGGTGCGCCGGCCGGGGCGTCGTCCAGATCGGTGACCGGGCCGCGCAAACGGAGCACGATCAACCCGCCCTCAGGCGCAGCGTCGCGGGCATTGGTCACCAGGTTGAGGATCACCTGCTCGATCGCATCCTGGTCGACGACCACCACGCTCGCCGTCCCTTCCTGCTGCACCTGAAGATCGTATCGCGAGGAGAGGAGTCGTTGGAGCATCGGTGCATAGCGGGCCAGCATCGCGGCCAGGTCGGTGGGGACCGGGGCGAGGTCGCGCTGCCGGGCGATCCCCAGGAGCGTGCGCACCACCTTGATGGCATGGTCCGATGCCAGCAGCAGGTCGTTCATCCTGGCGGGCCGATCCGGGGCAGGGTGCCCGCACCAGTCCCCGTTCGCCTGATCACGACAGCACATCTTGAAATCGTGGGCCACGCCGCTGGTAGCTCGCCGATGGCCTGCAGCTTCTGGGAGTGGCGCAGCGCTCGGCCGGCGCAGCTCCTCCTGCAACCGTCGCTCGGAACGCAGGGCCGCCGCGACCAGTGCATAGACCAGCACCCCAGTCACCGCGACGAACGCCCAGCCCTTGAGATTCTGCAGCCGGGTCAACGCAGTCGGATCGCTGGAGACTGCCGCGACGGCCTGGTCGGAAAAGAGAATCCAGAGACTGCCGGCTACGACCTAGATGCCGGCAATGACGAATGCGCGCCACGCCGGCGAGAGTCCCGCTGGCACGCCAGGATCACGCGCCGTACGGCACCCAGATGTTCTTGACCTGCGTCGCCTGGCGCAGGAACTCCGTCCCTTCCGCCATCGCCGCATCTTCCCAGTCGCGCAGCCACGACTCCGTCCACGTCCGCTTCAGGTTGCCGGTCGACAGTCGCTCGACCTCCGCCGCCTCCGCCTGCGTGCCGAAGCACCAGCACGCGTCGACGTCATCATGGCTCGCCAACGGCGCCAGCAGTTCCGCGATCGTGCCGGTGACAAGGTTGATCACGCCGCCCGGTACGTCCGAGGTATCGAGCACCTGGTAGAGGTCGGTCGCCAGCAGCGGCGAGGTGGTCGACGGAATCGCCACCACCGCATTGCCCATCGCGATCGCGGGGAGGACCGTCGAGAGCAAGCCGAGCAACGGCGCTTCGTCCGGGCACCGAATGCCCATGACGCCGAGTGCCTCGGGCATCGCCAGGGTGACATTGCGGAGGGGCGTATGGTGCACCGCCCCGTCGTACTTGTCGGCCCACGCGGCCCAGGTGAAGCAGCGCCGCACCGCGGCCTCTGCTTCCCGGGCGCCATCCTGCCCGGTCAGCGCGGTAAGCCGGGCAGCGAATTCGGACTGCCGCGCCGCGAGGTTTTCGCCGAGGAAGTAGAGCACCTGCGCCCGCGTGTGGGCCGTTGCGGAGGCCCACTTGCCCTGCGCGGCGTGCGCCGCCTCGACGGCGTTGCGGATGTCCTTCCGGTTGCCGCGGCCGACCTCGCCGACGCGGTGGCCATCGGCCCCGAACACCGGCAGCACATACCCCGAGTCCGGCCGCGCCTGCTTCCCGCCGATGTACAGCTTCGGCGTCCGGTCGATCGGCGGCATCCCATCGGCCCCGACCGCCGCCGCATCCCCACTCGCTTCTCGCTTCTCGCTTCTCGCTTCTCGTCCAACTCGCTCACCATGCACCGGCGCCAGATATTCGTACATCCCTTCCCTGCCACCCTCCCGGCCGTACCCGCTTTCTCGGTAGCCACCGAAGCCGGCCGAGGCGTCGAAGAGGTTGGTGCAGTTGACCCAGACGGTGCCGGCCTTCAGGCGCGGCGCCACGTCGAGCGCCAGATTCAGGTTGTCGCTCCAGACCGACGCAGCGAGTCCGTAGCGGCTGTTGTTGGCGATCTCGACCGCCTCGTCGTGGGTGCGGAAGGTCAGCAGCACCACCACCGGACCGAAGATCTCCTCCTGCGCGATCGTCGCCGCAGGCTGCACATTGGTGAACAGCGTCGGCGGATAGAAGAGCCCTTCGGTGGGCACCTGCCACGACGGCTGCCAGCAGCGCGCCCCCTCCGCGATTCCCTGCTCCACCATCGCGCCGATCCGTTCGAGCTGTACCGGCGCCACGATCGCGCCGATGTCGACCGACTTGTCGAGCGGCGAGCCGACGCGCAACCGCTCCATCCGGGCGCGCAACTTCTCCGTCAGCCGCTCCGCGATCCCCTCGGCGACGAGAATGCGCGACCCGGCGCAACAGACCTGCCCCTGGTTGAACCAGATGGCGTCGACCACGCCTTCCACCACTGAGTCGAGATCCGCGTCCTCGAAGACGATGAA
This genomic stretch from Gemmatimonadota bacterium harbors:
- a CDS encoding response regulator, producing the protein MTRLQNLKGWAFVAVTGVLVYALVAAALRSERRLQEELRRPSAAPLPEAAGHRRATSGVAHDFKMCCRDQANGDWCGHPAPDRPARMNDLLLASDHAIKVVRTLLGIARQRDLAPVPTDLAAMLARYAPMLQRLLSSRYDLQVQQEGTASVVVVDQDAIEQVILNLVTNARDAAPEGGLIVLRLRGPVTDLDDAPAGAPPLIRYGADEADLPGPFVILEVADRGCGITDAVRERLFEPFHTTKPVGLGTGLGLSMVLGLVRQQGGFVTLRTRPGHGSTFGLVFPASTGVPAIARAPGDVPSRPLSGGGETILLVEDQPELRRTASRVLRRVGYVVLEAADATEAFVHYQRERESIALVLTDLVMPGMDGMAMIAALRAAGATMPMILTSGRTMTPADGTSVAHGPDRILPKPWTIAELTSGVREAIDGRES